The following coding sequences are from one Dermacentor silvarum isolate Dsil-2018 chromosome 4, BIME_Dsil_1.4, whole genome shotgun sequence window:
- the LOC125944892 gene encoding putative nuclease HARBI1, with translation MQTVVRGLVNVSQPSVSRSIWEVTQAICARLFRKYVRMPTSGEVKSVKTRFFNIAGFPGVTGCIDCTHVQIISPGGDNAEVYRNRKGVFSINVQAVTGPELQFFDVVAGWPGSVHDSRIFENSRVMTSYEQRSVSGMLLEDKGYACLPYLMPPLKNHQTAAEKRQDAHLISSLPLILCSLAVYMYLMVSAIENMHHLN, from the exons ATGCAGACTGTTGTTAGGGGCCTCGTAAACGTGTCGCAGCCATCTGTGAGCAGAAGCATCTGGGAGGTGACGCAAGCAATATGCGCGAGACTGTTCCGCAAGTACGTGCGCATGCCGACAAGTGGAGAAGTCAAGTCCGTGAAGACAAGATTTTTTAATATCGCTGGCTTTCCGGGTGTAACTGGCTGCATCGACTGCACGCACGTACAAATTATCAGTCCCGGAGGAGACAATGCAGAAGTTTACAGGAACCGAAAAGGCGTGTTCTCGATAAATGTGCAG GCTGTGACAGGACCCGAGCTCCAGTTCTTTGATGTTGTTGCAGGTTGGCCTGGGTCTGTTCATGACAGCCGAATTTTTGAAAACAGTCGTGTGATGACATCATACGAGCAGAGAAGTGTGTCTGGGATGCTTCTGGAAGACAAGGGATACGCCTGTCTGCCGTACCTCATGCCACCCCTGAAAAACCACCAGACAGCTGCAGAAAAAAGGCAGGATGCACATTTAATTTCATCACTTCCATTGATTCTGTGCAGTTTGGCGGTGTACATGTATCTTATGGTGAGTGCCATAGAGAACATGCACCACTTGAATTAA
- the LOC119449157 gene encoding myb/SANT-like DNA-binding domain-containing protein 3, translating to MPEVAALARLALMDVVSHVDCVVDESDVCEFFLVLIAAYARNMPGKLFYCDDEKDLVTELVRKYTCSIENNKSDTVSLTRKLKAWEALTAEFNSAENVRPRTVAQLRKLWDNMKQRWKKEKAKQIRDAMATGGGPPPEPMDDRLLQIEAAVPHLSERVNNPYDSDRPPSKQPGDRVADIIARMTQSNAEDSDDDRTLELSSTDYSYMDSANARSPLPADPTEGSSEPVQATQQASQPTQCTATQSASSQETAVSRRALLQQTLSTELDSRLQALQDERCQRATEHKARMRMMEEEHGWKRQQYADEEKKRSYLHRMQFRLLRAKPKVSSMKAEVLAKQLAGDEAN from the exons ATGCCAGAAGTGGCCGCATTGGCCCGGTTAGCACTGATGGATGTTGTGTCTCATGTCGACTGCGTGGTAGATGAGTCTGATGTGTGCGAGTTCTTCCTT GTTTTGATAGCCGCGTACGCCAGAAACATGCCCGGGAAGCTGTTTTACTGCGACGACGAAAAGGACCTCGTAACAGAGCTTGTACGAAAGTACACGTGTTCAATCGAGAACAACAAATCCGATACCGTGTCGCTGACGAGAAAGTTGAAGGCATGGGAAGCTTTGACTGCCGAGTTCAACAGCGCTGAAAATGTGCGGCCGCGCACTGTCGCCCAACTACGGAAGCTATGGGACAACATGAAGCAgcgatggaaaaaagaaaaagcaaagcaaATAAGGGATGCCATGGCTACAG GAGGTGGGCCGCCGCCGGAACCGATGGATGATCGGCTGTTGCAGATCGAGGCTGCAGTTCCCCATCTATCGGAACGGGTCAACAACCCCTACGATAGCGACCGACCACCATCAAAGCAACCGGGCGATCGCGTGGCCGATATAATCGCCAGAATGACCCAGAGCAACGCGGAGGACAGTGACGACG ATCGTACCCTGGAATTAAGCAGCACTGACTATTCGTACATGGATTCTGCAAATGCAAGATCCCCATTACCAGCAGACCCTACTGAGGGCTCATCTGAGCCTGTGCAAGCCACACAGCAAGCCTCTCAGCCGACTCAGTGCACTGCAACCCAGTCAGCGTCGTCGCAAGAAACAGCGGTTAGCCGGCGTGCGCTTTTGCAGCAGACGCTATCCACTGAACTGGACTCCCGGCTGCAAGCATTGCAGGATGAAAGATGCCAAAGAGCCACAGAGCACAAAGCCAGAATGAGAATGATGGAAGAGGAACATGGATGGAAAAGACAGCAATATGCTGACGAGGAGAAGAAAAGAAGTTATTTGCACAGGATGCAATTTCGGCTTCTGAGGGCTAAACCGAAGGTCTCCTCAATGAAAGCGGAAGTTCTTGCCAAGCAGCTGGCCGGTGATGAGGCAAACTAG